A single window of Chloracidobacterium sp. DNA harbors:
- a CDS encoding dienelactone hydrolase family protein, whose amino-acid sequence MLTETLTFETAGGPTTAFVAMPDGETGQAVLLIHEWWGLNQHIKDIAGRYAAEGFIAIAPDLYRGSVATNPEDASKMMHALAIEDGLDTIQNTIGAASIRYGISHFGISGYCMGGTFALRAACEVEGISAAAPFYGDVPEDDVLQRLTTPTIFVSGTRDAWINTEKVAALEDAVERFELPLTSVKYDADHAFFNDTRPDVYDETSARDAWALVTGFFRDKL is encoded by the coding sequence ATGCTAACTGAGACTTTAACATTTGAAACAGCGGGCGGGCCGACTACGGCATTTGTGGCGATGCCCGACGGCGAAACGGGACAGGCGGTATTACTCATTCACGAGTGGTGGGGACTAAACCAACATATTAAGGACATTGCCGGGCGGTACGCGGCCGAGGGCTTTATAGCCATAGCACCTGACCTGTATCGAGGCTCGGTAGCGACAAATCCCGAGGACGCTTCGAAAATGATGCACGCTCTCGCGATCGAGGATGGACTCGACACCATTCAAAATACGATCGGTGCGGCAAGCATCCGCTACGGCATATCGCATTTTGGGATCTCCGGCTATTGCATGGGCGGGACGTTCGCCCTACGGGCCGCCTGCGAGGTCGAGGGCATCAGTGCCGCTGCTCCGTTTTACGGCGATGTTCCGGAAGACGACGTTTTGCAGAGACTGACGACGCCGACCATATTCGTCTCCGGCACCCGCGACGCGTGGATCAATACCGAAAAGGTCGCAGCACTCGAGGATGCCGTCGAGCGTTTCGAACTGCCGTTGACGTCCGTCAAATACGATGCTGACCACGCGTTTTTTAACGACACTCGGCCCGATGTCTATGACGAAACGTCGGCCCGGGACGCCTGGGCACTGGTCACTGGTTTTTTTCGCGACAAACTCTAA
- a CDS encoding TonB-dependent receptor, which yields MNKYLFSIILLATLAVVGFAQTPGKITGTVSFGDDKAVIHQVAVKVVELNKTALTDDLGGYTFANVPPGTYRVTTHLEGFADATRSVTVTGGATASADFELKLSGINAEVTVTASGTAQSTFEAIETVSTIDTTQLISRAAVSLGDALGGESGVAKRSSGPGSSRPVIRGFDGDRVLVSNDGVRNGSLASQSGDHAEPVDTLSVDRIEVVKGPATLLYGSNAIGGVVNAISGHDEGSHPGLRIVLSSTGGSNSGQASVAGGVEYGINNWMFWGNTSAQRTGDYTAGGNFGKVLNTSTRNVTASTGFGYFGQKAFFNTNYSYFQSKYGVPLDPDDPVRRSIDMHRNDLRFNFGYKDPAWIVTGIKFTFDVSRYQHQELEEDVVGTTFTNDVYSYRGMFEQRAVGKWSGRFGVDGYSRDFSTVGVETLIDGPVKQNAFSVFSLQEFKFERVNFQVGARVENNRYDPVNAALPNRSFTGFSGAAGMRIDLWKGGAFVANYTHATRAPALEELYNDGPHDGTLTYEVGNPDLRVETNDGVDFALRHQSERIRSEFNFYYYDLKNFVFLAPTGTVDPDSGLSIARYLQGNSRFMGTEFSLDATVNKYVNVFTGLDYVNAQLKDGRPLPRIAPLRGRVGLELRIKNFSFRPEFVAVSKQDRVFVNETPTAGYGTANFTANYVVSKKHFAHIFSVNAFNLNNKLYFNHISFIKDISPEIGRGVRVSYTLRYF from the coding sequence ATGAATAAATATCTCTTCTCGATAATATTATTGGCTACCCTCGCTGTTGTGGGTTTTGCACAAACACCCGGTAAGATCACGGGCACGGTCAGTTTTGGCGATGACAAGGCGGTGATCCATCAGGTGGCCGTTAAGGTCGTCGAACTTAACAAAACCGCCTTGACCGACGATCTGGGGGGTTACACGTTTGCAAACGTACCGCCAGGAACCTATCGCGTTACCACGCATCTCGAAGGCTTTGCAGACGCCACGCGCTCGGTAACTGTAACCGGCGGAGCGACTGCGTCGGCTGATTTTGAGCTTAAACTTTCCGGCATTAACGCGGAGGTCACGGTGACCGCAAGCGGCACGGCGCAGAGTACATTTGAGGCGATCGAGACGGTCAGCACGATCGACACGACCCAGCTCATATCGCGTGCGGCAGTCAGTTTGGGTGACGCACTAGGAGGCGAGTCGGGCGTTGCCAAACGATCGTCAGGGCCGGGATCTTCGCGTCCGGTCATTCGCGGCTTTGACGGCGATCGGGTTCTCGTTTCAAATGACGGCGTCCGCAACGGTTCGCTCGCGTCGCAGTCGGGCGACCACGCTGAACCGGTCGATACACTCTCAGTCGACCGAATTGAGGTGGTCAAGGGCCCGGCGACGCTACTCTACGGCAGTAACGCCATCGGCGGCGTCGTAAACGCGATCAGCGGCCACGACGAAGGCTCACATCCCGGGTTGCGAATTGTATTGTCGTCGACTGGAGGCTCCAATAGCGGTCAGGCATCTGTCGCCGGCGGTGTCGAGTACGGCATCAACAACTGGATGTTTTGGGGAAATACGAGTGCCCAGCGAACCGGCGACTACACCGCCGGCGGAAATTTTGGCAAGGTGCTCAACACCTCGACGCGAAATGTGACGGCAAGCACCGGATTTGGATACTTTGGTCAGAAGGCATTTTTTAATACCAACTACAGCTATTTTCAGAGCAAGTACGGCGTGCCGCTCGATCCTGACGATCCGGTCCGAAGGTCGATCGATATGCACCGTAATGATCTGAGATTCAATTTCGGTTACAAAGATCCGGCCTGGATCGTGACCGGCATAAAGTTTACGTTCGACGTCAGCCGATATCAGCATCAGGAACTCGAGGAAGACGTCGTCGGCACGACATTCACGAATGATGTTTACTCATATCGCGGTATGTTCGAGCAAAGAGCCGTGGGCAAGTGGAGCGGACGCTTTGGTGTTGACGGCTATAGCCGCGACTTTTCGACCGTCGGCGTTGAGACGCTGATCGACGGGCCGGTCAAGCAAAATGCGTTCTCGGTGTTCTCGCTACAGGAGTTTAAGTTTGAACGGGTTAATTTTCAGGTCGGAGCACGCGTTGAGAATAACCGCTATGATCCGGTCAACGCCGCTCTGCCCAACCGCAGTTTCACGGGATTTTCCGGTGCCGCGGGAATGCGGATCGATCTTTGGAAAGGTGGTGCTTTTGTCGCCAACTACACTCACGCTACACGCGCTCCAGCGCTTGAGGAACTCTACAACGACGGCCCGCACGATGGTACGCTGACGTATGAGGTCGGCAACCCCGACTTGCGTGTTGAGACGAATGACGGAGTCGATTTTGCCCTTCGCCATCAGAGCGAACGGATCCGATCAGAGTTTAATTTCTATTATTACGATCTTAAAAACTTCGTATTTCTCGCGCCGACCGGAACCGTCGACCCCGACAGCGGATTGTCGATCGCTCGTTATCTACAGGGTAATAGCCGATTTATGGGCACTGAGTTTAGTCTCGATGCCACGGTCAACAAGTACGTCAATGTCTTTACCGGCCTTGATTACGTAAACGCTCAATTAAAAGATGGTCGACCCTTGCCGCGTATCGCTCCGCTTCGCGGACGCGTCGGGCTTGAACTAAGAATCAAGAACTTTAGCTTCCGGCCTGAGTTTGTGGCGGTAAGCAAGCAGGACCGTGTATTCGTCAACGAAACGCCGACCGCCGGTTACGGCACCGCTAATTTCACAGCAAATTATGTTGTTTCTAAAAAACACTTTGCCCATATTTTTTCGGTAAATGCCTTCAATCTCAACAATAAGCTCTACTTTAACCACATTTCCTTTATCAAGGACATCTCACCTGAGATCGGTCGAGGTGTACGAGTGAGTTACACGCTGCGGTACTTCTGA